Proteins from one Streptomyces genisteinicus genomic window:
- a CDS encoding adenosine deaminase has product MEHVRDLSLLPKAHLHLHFTGSMRPATLLELADKYGVHLPEALTGGEPPKLRATDERGWFRFQRLYDMARSCLREPEDIVRLVREAAEEDIRDGSGWLEIQVDPTSYAPRLGGLIPALEVILDAVDAASRETGLGMRVLVAANRMKHPLDARTLARLAVRYADRGIVGFGLSNDERRGMARDFDRAFAIAREGGLLAAPHGGELTGPASVRDCLDDLRASRIGHGVRAAEDPRLLRKLAERQITCEVCPASNVALGVYEKPADVPLRTLFDAGVPMALGADDPLLFGSRLAAQYELARRHHGFTDEELAELARQSVRGSAAPDDVRDKLLAGVDDWLAQPPSA; this is encoded by the coding sequence ATGGAGCACGTACGCGATCTCTCGCTTCTGCCGAAGGCCCATCTGCACCTGCACTTCACCGGGTCGATGCGCCCCGCCACCCTGCTCGAACTCGCCGACAAGTACGGCGTGCACCTGCCGGAGGCGCTGACCGGCGGGGAGCCGCCGAAGCTGCGCGCGACCGACGAGCGCGGCTGGTTCCGCTTCCAGCGGCTGTACGACATGGCCCGCTCCTGCCTGCGCGAGCCGGAGGACATCGTGCGGCTGGTGCGGGAGGCCGCCGAGGAGGACATCAGGGACGGCTCGGGCTGGCTGGAGATCCAGGTCGACCCCACCTCGTACGCGCCCCGGCTCGGCGGGCTCATCCCCGCGCTGGAGGTCATCCTCGACGCCGTCGACGCCGCCTCGCGGGAGACCGGGCTGGGCATGCGGGTGCTGGTCGCCGCGAACCGGATGAAGCACCCGCTGGACGCCCGGACCCTGGCCCGTCTCGCCGTCCGCTACGCCGACCGCGGCATCGTCGGCTTCGGGCTCTCCAACGACGAACGGCGGGGCATGGCGCGCGACTTCGACCGCGCCTTCGCCATCGCCCGCGAGGGCGGGCTGCTGGCCGCCCCGCACGGGGGCGAGCTCACCGGGCCCGCCTCGGTGCGCGACTGCCTCGACGACCTGCGGGCCTCCCGGATCGGCCACGGGGTGCGCGCCGCGGAGGACCCCCGTCTGCTGCGCAAGCTCGCCGAGCGGCAGATCACCTGCGAGGTGTGCCCGGCGTCCAACGTCGCCCTCGGCGTCTACGAGAAGCCGGCGGACGTGCCCCTGCGGACCCTCTTCGACGCCGGGGTCCCGATGGCGCTCGGCGCGGACGACCCGCTGCTCTTCGGTTCGCGCCTCGCCGCCCAGTACGAGCTGGCCCGGCGGCACCACGGCTTCACCGACGAGGAACTCGCCGAACTGGCACGG
- a CDS encoding pyridoxal phosphate-dependent aminotransferase — protein sequence MSAATPPTERRVSARIGAISESATLAVDAKAKALKAAGRPVIGFGAGEPDFPTPDYIVEAAVEACRNPKYHRYTPAGGLPELKKAIAEKTLRDSGYEVDPAQILVTNGGKQAIYEAFAAILDPGDEVIVPAPYWTTYPESIRLAGGVPVEVVADETTGYRVSVEQLEAARTERTKVVLFVSPSNPTGAVYSEADARAIGEWAAGHGLWVLTDEIYEHLVYGDATFTSLPALVPALREKCVVVNGVAKTYAMTGWRVGWIIGPKDVVKAATNLQSHATSNVSNVAQVAALAAVSGDLKAVEEMRTAFDRRRQTIVRMLSEIDGVVCPTPEGAFYAYPSVKGLLGKEIRGKRPQTSVELAALILDEVEVAVVPGEAFGTPGYLRLSYALGDDDLVEGVSRIQKLLAEAKA from the coding sequence ATGAGCGCTGCAACCCCTCCCACCGAGCGCCGGGTCTCCGCCCGCATCGGCGCGATCTCCGAGTCCGCGACCCTCGCCGTCGACGCCAAGGCCAAGGCCCTCAAGGCCGCCGGGCGTCCGGTGATCGGCTTCGGCGCGGGTGAGCCCGACTTCCCGACGCCCGACTACATCGTCGAGGCCGCCGTCGAGGCCTGCCGCAACCCGAAGTACCACCGCTACACGCCGGCCGGCGGTCTGCCCGAGCTGAAGAAGGCCATCGCCGAGAAGACCCTCCGGGACTCCGGGTACGAGGTCGACCCCGCCCAGATCCTGGTGACCAACGGCGGCAAGCAGGCCATCTACGAGGCGTTCGCCGCGATCCTCGACCCGGGCGACGAGGTCATCGTCCCCGCCCCGTACTGGACCACCTACCCCGAGTCGATCCGGCTGGCGGGCGGCGTGCCGGTCGAGGTCGTCGCCGACGAGACCACCGGGTACCGCGTCTCGGTCGAGCAGCTGGAGGCCGCGCGCACCGAGCGGACCAAGGTCGTCCTCTTCGTCTCGCCGTCCAACCCGACCGGCGCCGTCTACAGCGAGGCCGACGCCCGCGCGATCGGCGAATGGGCCGCCGGGCACGGCCTGTGGGTCCTGACCGACGAGATCTACGAGCACCTGGTCTACGGCGACGCGACGTTCACCTCGCTGCCCGCCCTGGTGCCGGCGCTCCGCGAGAAGTGCGTCGTGGTCAACGGCGTCGCCAAGACGTACGCGATGACCGGCTGGCGCGTGGGGTGGATCATCGGCCCCAAGGACGTGGTCAAGGCCGCGACCAACCTCCAGTCGCACGCCACCTCCAACGTCTCCAACGTGGCGCAGGTCGCCGCGCTGGCCGCCGTTTCGGGCGACCTGAAGGCCGTCGAGGAGATGCGCACGGCGTTCGACCGCCGCCGCCAGACCATCGTGCGGATGCTGAGCGAGATCGACGGCGTGGTCTGCCCGACCCCCGAGGGCGCGTTCTACGCCTACCCGTCGGTGAAGGGCCTGCTCGGCAAGGAGATCCGCGGCAAGCGCCCGCAGACCTCCGTGGAGCTCGCCGCCCTGATCCTGGACGAGGTCGAGGTGGCCGTGGTCCCGGGCGAGGCGTTCGGCACCCCCGGCTACCTGCGCCTGTCGTACGCGCTCGGCGACGACGACCTGGTCGAGGGCGTCTCGCGGATCCAGAAGCTCCTCGCGGAGGCGAAGGCCTGA
- the secE gene encoding preprotein translocase subunit SecE — protein MTDAVGSIDMPDAEDESRDKKPRKGGKRGKKGPFGRLALFYRQIVAELRKVVWPTRSQLTTYTTVVIIFVVVMIGLVTVIDFGFQEAVKYVFG, from the coding sequence GTGACGGACGCCGTGGGCTCCATCGACATGCCTGATGCCGAGGACGAGTCGCGGGACAAGAAGCCCCGCAAGGGCGGCAAGCGCGGCAAGAAGGGCCCGTTCGGCCGTCTCGCCCTCTTCTACCGCCAGATCGTCGCCGAGCTGCGCAAGGTCGTCTGGCCGACCCGCAGCCAGCTGACGACGTACACCACAGTGGTGATTATCTTCGTCGTCGTCATGATCGGCCTCGTGACCGTGATTGACTTCGGTTTCCAGGAAGCAGTCAAGTACGTCTTCGGCTGA
- the nusG gene encoding transcription termination/antitermination protein NusG → MSDANLNDSARSGESFESTEDELEIVEAADAVDPDEAEAADDAAGEAAEDAALHAEDESSEDEDDESSDDEPAGEDDEAAEAEAEDEPAAEPEAPADPIAALRDELRGLPGEWYVIHTYAGYEKRVKANLEQRAVSLNVEDFIYQAEVPEEEIVQIKNGERKNVRQNKLPGYVLVRMDLTNESWGVVRNTPGVTGFVGNAYDPYPLTLDEIVKMLAPEAEEKAAREAAEAEGKPAPARKVEVQVLDFEVGDSVTVTDGPFATLQATINEINADSKKVKGLVEIFGRETPVELSFDQIQKN, encoded by the coding sequence GTGTCTGACGCGAACCTGAACGACTCCGCCCGGTCCGGCGAGAGCTTCGAGTCCACCGAGGACGAGCTCGAGATCGTCGAGGCGGCAGACGCTGTGGATCCGGACGAGGCCGAGGCCGCCGACGACGCCGCGGGCGAGGCCGCCGAGGACGCAGCACTGCACGCCGAGGACGAGTCCTCCGAAGACGAGGACGACGAGTCCTCCGACGACGAGCCCGCCGGCGAGGACGACGAGGCCGCCGAGGCGGAGGCCGAGGACGAGCCCGCCGCCGAGCCCGAGGCCCCGGCCGACCCGATCGCCGCACTGCGTGACGAACTCCGCGGTCTGCCCGGCGAGTGGTACGTGATCCACACCTACGCGGGCTACGAGAAGCGCGTGAAGGCCAACCTGGAGCAGCGCGCCGTCTCGCTGAACGTCGAGGACTTCATCTACCAGGCCGAGGTCCCCGAGGAAGAGATCGTCCAGATCAAGAACGGCGAGCGCAAGAACGTCCGGCAGAACAAGCTGCCCGGTTACGTGCTCGTCCGCATGGACCTGACGAACGAGTCCTGGGGCGTCGTGCGCAACACGCCCGGTGTCACCGGCTTCGTGGGCAACGCCTACGACCCGTACCCGCTGACGCTGGACGAGATCGTCAAGATGCTCGCCCCGGAGGCCGAGGAGAAGGCCGCCCGCGAGGCCGCCGAGGCCGAGGGCAAGCCGGCTCCGGCCCGCAAGGTCGAGGTCCAGGTCCTGGACTTCGAGGTGGGCGACTCGGTCACCGTCACGGACGGTCCGTTCGCCACCCTCCAGGCCACGATCAACGAGATCAACGCCGACTCGAAGAAGGTCAAGGGCCTCGTCGAGATCTTCGGCCGCGAGACCCCGGTCGAGCTGAGCTTCGACCAGATCCAGAAGAACTGA
- the rplK gene encoding 50S ribosomal protein L11 has protein sequence MPPKKKKVTGLIKLQIQAGAANPAPPVGPALGQHGVNIMEFCKAYNAATESQRGMVVPVEITVYEDRSFTFVTKTPPAAKLILKAAGVDKGSGEPHKTKVAKLTRDQVRDIATTKMPDLNANDLDAAEKIIAGTARSMGITVEG, from the coding sequence ATGCCTCCCAAGAAGAAGAAGGTCACGGGGCTTATCAAGCTCCAGATCCAGGCCGGTGCGGCCAACCCGGCTCCGCCGGTCGGTCCCGCCCTGGGTCAGCACGGCGTCAACATCATGGAGTTCTGCAAGGCCTACAACGCCGCGACCGAGTCGCAGCGTGGCATGGTCGTGCCGGTGGAGATCACGGTCTACGAGGACCGTTCCTTCACCTTCGTGACCAAGACTCCGCCGGCCGCCAAGCTGATCCTCAAGGCCGCGGGTGTGGACAAGGGCTCCGGCGAGCCGCACAAGACCAAGGTCGCCAAGCTGACGCGCGACCAGGTCCGTGACATCGCCACCACCAAGATGCCCGACCTGAACGCCAACGACCTGGACGCCGCCGAGAAGATCATCGCCGGCACCGCCCGTTCCATGGGCATCACGGTCGAGGGCTGA
- the rplA gene encoding 50S ribosomal protein L1, whose translation MKRSKALRGADAKVDRERNYAPLEAVRLAKDTATTKFDGTVEVAFRLGVDPRKADQMVRGTVNLPHGTGKTARVLVFATGDRAAAAEAAGADIVGSDELIDEISKGQRLNEFDAVVATPDLMGKVGRLGRVLGPRGLMPNPKTGTVTMDVAKAVNEIKGGKIEFRVDKHSNLHFIIGKVSFDETKLVENYAAALDEILRLKPSAAKGRYIKKATLTTTMGPGIPLDSNRTRNLLVEEDPAAV comes from the coding sequence GTGAAGCGCAGCAAGGCTCTCCGCGGCGCGGACGCCAAGGTCGACCGGGAGCGGAACTACGCCCCGCTCGAGGCCGTCCGTCTCGCCAAGGACACCGCCACCACCAAGTTCGACGGCACCGTCGAGGTCGCCTTCCGCCTGGGCGTCGACCCGCGCAAGGCCGACCAGATGGTCCGCGGCACCGTCAACCTTCCGCACGGCACCGGCAAGACCGCCCGGGTCCTGGTCTTCGCGACCGGTGACCGTGCTGCGGCCGCGGAAGCCGCGGGCGCCGACATCGTCGGCTCCGACGAACTGATCGACGAGATCTCCAAGGGCCAGCGCCTGAACGAGTTCGACGCGGTCGTCGCCACCCCGGACCTCATGGGCAAGGTCGGCCGCCTGGGCCGCGTGCTCGGTCCGCGTGGTCTGATGCCGAACCCGAAGACCGGCACCGTCACCATGGACGTCGCCAAGGCCGTCAACGAGATCAAGGGCGGCAAGATCGAGTTCCGCGTCGACAAGCACTCGAACCTGCACTTCATCATCGGCAAGGTCTCCTTCGACGAGACGAAGCTGGTCGAGAACTACGCGGCGGCGCTGGACGAGATCCTCCGTCTGAAGCCGTCCGCCGCCAAGGGCCGCTACATCAAGAAGGCGACCCTGACGACGACGATGGGCCCCGGCATCCCGCTGGACTCCAACCGCACCCGCAACCTCCTCGTCGAGGAGGACCCGGCCGCCGTCTGA
- the rplJ gene encoding 50S ribosomal protein L10, giving the protein MARPDKAAAVAELAEQFRSSNAAVLTEYRGLTVAQLKTLRRSLGENAQYAVVKNTLTKIAANEAGITSLDDHFAGPTAVAFITGDPVESAKGLRDFAKDNPNLIIKGGVLDGKALSADEIKKLADLESREVLLAKLAGAFKGKQTQTAQLFQALPSKFVRTAEALRAKQAEQGGAE; this is encoded by the coding sequence ATGGCAAGGCCCGACAAGGCTGCCGCGGTAGCCGAGCTCGCGGAGCAGTTCCGCAGCTCGAACGCCGCTGTGCTGACCGAGTACCGGGGTCTCACCGTGGCGCAGCTCAAGACGCTGCGTCGTTCGCTCGGTGAGAACGCCCAGTACGCCGTGGTGAAGAACACGCTGACCAAGATTGCGGCCAATGAGGCCGGGATCACCTCGCTCGACGACCACTTCGCTGGTCCGACGGCGGTTGCCTTCATCACCGGTGACCCGGTGGAGTCGGCGAAGGGTCTTCGTGACTTCGCCAAGGACAACCCGAACCTGATCATCAAGGGCGGTGTCCTTGACGGCAAGGCGCTGTCCGCCGATGAGATCAAGAAGCTCGCGGACCTCGAGTCCCGCGAGGTTCTGCTCGCCAAGCTGGCGGGCGCCTTCAAGGGCAAGCAGACGCAGACTGCTCAGCTCTTCCAGGCGCTTCCCTCGAAGTTCGTCCGCACCGCGGAGGCGCTTCGTGCCAAGCAGGCCGAGCAGGGCGGTGCCGAGTAA
- the rplL gene encoding 50S ribosomal protein L7/L12, whose translation MAKLSQDDLLAQFEEMTLIELSEFVKAFEEKFDVTAAAAVAAAPAGPAAAAEAVEEQDEFDVILTGAGEKKIQVIKVVRELTSLGLKEAKDLVDGTPKPVLEKVAKEAAEKAAESLKAAGASVEVK comes from the coding sequence ATGGCGAAGCTGTCCCAGGACGACCTGCTCGCGCAGTTCGAAGAGATGACCCTCATCGAGCTCTCCGAGTTCGTGAAGGCCTTCGAGGAGAAGTTCGACGTCACCGCCGCCGCGGCCGTCGCCGCCGCCCCGGCCGGCCCCGCCGCCGCTGCCGAGGCCGTCGAGGAGCAGGACGAGTTCGACGTCATCCTCACCGGCGCCGGCGAGAAGAAGATCCAGGTCATCAAGGTCGTGCGTGAGCTGACCTCCCTCGGCCTGAAGGAGGCCAAGGACCTCGTCGACGGCACCCCGAAGCCGGTCCTCGAGAAGGTCGCCAAGGAGGCCGCGGAGAAGGCTGCCGAGTCCCTCAAGGCCGCCGGCGCCTCCGTCGAGGTCAAGTGA
- the rpoB gene encoding DNA-directed RNA polymerase subunit beta, producing MAASRNASTANTNNGASTAPLRISFAKIKEPLEVPNLLALQTESFDWLLGNAAWKARVEAALESGQDVPTKSGLEEIFEEISPIEDFSGSMSLTFRDHRFEPPKNSIDECKERDFTYAAPLFVTAEFTNNETGEIKSQTVFMGDFPLMTNKGTFVINGTERVVVSQLVRSPGVYFDSSIDKTSDKDIYTAKIIPSRGAWLEMEIDKRDMVGVRIDRKRKQSVTVLLKALGWTTEQILEEFGEYESMRATLEKDHTQGQDDALLDIYRKLRPGEPPTREAAQTLLENLYFNPKRYDLAKVGRYKVNKKLGANEPLDAGVLTTDDVIATIKYLVKLHAGETETVGESGRSIMVETDDIDHFGNRRIRNVGELIQNQVRTGLARMERVVRERMTTQDVEAITPQTLINIRPVVASIKEFFGTSQLSQFMDQNNPLSGLTHKRRLNALGPGGLSRERAGFEVRDVHPSHYGRMCPIETPEGPNIGLIGSLASYGRINAFGFIETPYRKVVDGVVGDEVDYLTADEEDRFVIAQANAPLTDEFRFAESRVLVRRRGGEVDYVPGTDVDYMDVSPRQMVSVATAMIPFLEHDDANRALMGANMMRQAVPLIKSEAPLVGTGMEYRCATDAGDVLKAEKDGVVQEVSADYITIANDDGTYTTYRLHKFSRSNQGTSVNQKVVVDEGDRIIEGQVLADGPATENGEMALGKNLLVAFMPWEGHNYEDAIILSQRLVQDDVLSSIHIEEHEVDARDTKLGPEEITRDIPNVSEEVLADLDERGIIRIGAEVVAGDILVGKVTPKGETELTPEERLLRAIFGEKAREVRDTSLKVPHGETGKVIGVRVFDREEGDELPPGVNQLVRVYVAQKRKITDGDKLAGRHGNKGVISKILPIEDMPFLEDGTPVDIILNPLGVPSRMNPGQVLEIHLGWLASRGWDVSGLADEWAQRLQAIGADDVAAGTNVATPVFDGAREDELAGLLQHTIPNRDGERMVLPTGKARLFDGRSGEPFPDPISVGYMYILKLHHLVDDKLHARSTGPYSMITQQPLGGKAQFGGQRFGEMEVWALEAYGAAYALQELLTIKSDDVTGRVKVYEAIVKGENIPEPGIPESFKVLIKEMQSLCLNVEVLSSDGMSIEMRDTDEDVFRAAEELGIDLSRREPSSVEEV from the coding sequence TTGGCCGCCTCGCGCAACGCCTCGACCGCGAATACGAACAACGGCGCCAGCACTGCCCCGCTGCGCATCTCCTTTGCAAAGATCAAGGAGCCCCTCGAGGTTCCGAACCTCCTTGCGCTCCAGACCGAGAGCTTCGACTGGCTGCTCGGCAATGCCGCATGGAAGGCTCGTGTCGAGGCGGCTCTCGAAAGCGGACAGGACGTCCCCACGAAGTCCGGTCTGGAGGAGATCTTCGAGGAGATCTCCCCGATCGAGGACTTCTCCGGGTCGATGTCGCTGACCTTCCGCGACCACCGCTTCGAGCCCCCGAAGAACTCCATCGACGAGTGCAAGGAGCGCGACTTCACGTACGCCGCCCCGCTCTTCGTCACCGCCGAGTTCACGAACAACGAGACCGGCGAGATCAAGTCCCAGACGGTCTTCATGGGCGACTTCCCGCTCATGACCAACAAGGGCACCTTCGTCATCAACGGCACCGAGCGTGTCGTGGTGTCGCAGCTCGTGCGCTCGCCGGGCGTCTACTTCGACTCCTCCATCGACAAGACGTCCGACAAGGACATCTATACCGCCAAGATCATCCCCTCCCGGGGTGCCTGGCTGGAGATGGAGATCGACAAGCGCGACATGGTCGGTGTGCGCATCGACCGCAAGCGCAAGCAGTCCGTGACCGTCCTGCTCAAGGCGCTCGGCTGGACGACCGAGCAGATCCTCGAGGAGTTCGGCGAGTACGAGTCCATGCGCGCCACCCTGGAGAAGGACCACACCCAGGGCCAGGACGACGCGCTGCTCGACATCTACCGCAAGCTGCGCCCGGGCGAGCCGCCGACCCGCGAGGCCGCTCAGACGCTGCTCGAGAACCTCTACTTCAACCCGAAGCGCTACGACCTCGCGAAGGTCGGCCGCTACAAGGTGAACAAGAAGCTCGGCGCGAACGAGCCGCTGGACGCCGGCGTGCTCACCACCGACGACGTCATCGCCACCATCAAGTACCTGGTGAAGCTGCACGCCGGTGAGACCGAGACGGTCGGCGAGTCCGGCCGCTCGATCATGGTCGAGACGGACGACATCGACCACTTCGGCAACCGCCGCATCCGCAACGTCGGCGAGCTGATCCAGAACCAGGTCCGTACGGGTCTCGCCCGTATGGAGCGCGTCGTGCGCGAGCGCATGACCACCCAGGACGTCGAGGCGATCACGCCGCAGACCCTGATCAACATCCGGCCGGTCGTCGCCTCCATCAAGGAGTTCTTCGGCACCAGCCAGCTGTCCCAGTTCATGGACCAGAACAACCCGCTGTCGGGCCTGACGCACAAGCGTCGTCTCAACGCCCTCGGCCCGGGTGGTCTCTCCCGTGAGCGGGCCGGCTTCGAGGTCCGCGACGTGCACCCGTCGCACTACGGCCGCATGTGTCCGATCGAGACGCCCGAAGGCCCGAACATCGGTCTGATCGGTTCGCTCGCCTCGTACGGCCGGATCAACGCGTTCGGCTTCATCGAGACGCCGTACCGCAAGGTGGTCGACGGTGTCGTCGGCGACGAGGTCGACTACCTCACCGCCGACGAGGAGGACCGCTTCGTCATCGCGCAGGCCAACGCGCCGCTGACCGACGAGTTCCGGTTCGCCGAGTCCCGCGTGCTGGTCCGCCGCCGTGGCGGCGAGGTCGACTACGTGCCCGGCACGGACGTCGACTACATGGACGTCTCGCCGCGCCAGATGGTGTCGGTCGCGACCGCCATGATCCCGTTCCTCGAGCACGACGACGCCAACCGCGCCCTGATGGGCGCGAACATGATGAGGCAGGCCGTGCCGCTCATCAAGTCCGAGGCGCCGCTCGTGGGCACCGGCATGGAGTACCGCTGCGCCACCGACGCCGGCGACGTGCTCAAGGCCGAGAAGGACGGTGTGGTCCAGGAGGTCTCCGCGGACTACATCACCATCGCCAACGACGACGGCACGTACACCACGTACCGCCTGCACAAGTTCTCCCGCTCCAACCAGGGCACCTCGGTCAACCAGAAGGTCGTCGTCGACGAGGGCGACCGGATCATCGAGGGCCAGGTCCTCGCCGACGGTCCCGCCACGGAGAATGGCGAGATGGCGCTCGGCAAGAACCTGCTCGTGGCGTTCATGCCGTGGGAGGGCCACAACTACGAGGACGCGATCATCCTGTCGCAGCGCCTCGTGCAGGACGACGTCCTCTCCTCGATCCACATCGAGGAGCACGAGGTCGACGCCCGTGACACCAAGCTGGGCCCCGAGGAGATCACCCGGGACATCCCGAACGTCTCCGAGGAGGTCCTCGCCGACCTCGACGAGCGCGGCATCATCCGCATCGGTGCCGAGGTCGTCGCCGGCGACATCCTGGTCGGCAAGGTCACGCCCAAGGGCGAGACCGAGCTCACCCCGGAGGAGCGCCTGCTCCGCGCGATCTTCGGCGAGAAGGCGCGCGAGGTCCGCGACACCTCGCTGAAGGTGCCCCACGGCGAGACCGGCAAGGTCATCGGCGTGCGCGTCTTCGACCGCGAGGAGGGCGACGAGCTTCCCCCGGGCGTCAACCAGCTGGTCCGCGTCTACGTGGCCCAGAAGCGCAAGATCACCGACGGTGACAAGCTCGCCGGCCGTCACGGCAACAAGGGCGTCATCTCCAAGATCCTGCCGATCGAGGACATGCCGTTCCTGGAGGACGGCACCCCGGTCGACATCATCCTCAACCCGCTGGGTGTCCCGTCCCGCATGAACCCGGGACAGGTCCTGGAGATCCACCTCGGCTGGCTCGCCAGCCGCGGCTGGGACGTCTCCGGCCTCGCGGACGAGTGGGCGCAGCGTCTCCAGGCCATCGGCGCGGACGACGTCGCCGCCGGCACCAACGTCGCGACCCCGGTCTTCGACGGTGCCCGCGAGGACGAGCTGGCCGGCCTGCTCCAGCACACCATCCCGAACCGGGACGGCGAGCGCATGGTGCTCCCGACCGGCAAGGCGCGCCTGTTCGACGGCCGCTCCGGCGAGCCGTTCCCGGACCCGATCTCGGTCGGGTACATGTACATCCTCAAGCTCCACCACCTGGTCGACGACAAGCTCCACGCCCGTTCGACCGGTCCGTACTCGATGATCACCCAGCAGCCGCTGGGTGGTAAGGCCCAGTTCGGTGGCCAGCGATTCGGTGAGATGGAGGTGTGGGCGCTGGAGGCGTACGGCGCCGCCTACGCACTCCAGGAGCTGCTGACGATCAAGTCCGACGACGTGACCGGCCGCGTGAAGGTCTACGAGGCCATCGTCAAGGGCGAGAACATCCCCGAGCCCGGCATTCCCGAGTCCTTCAAGGTGCTCATCAAGGAAATGCAGTCGCTCTGCCTCAACGTGGAGGTGCTGTCCTCGGACGGCATGTCCATCGAGATGCGCGACACGGACGAGGACGTCTTCCGCGCCGCGGAGGAGCTCGGTATCGACCTGTCCCGGCGCGAGCCGAGCAGCGTCGAAGAGGTCTGA